The genomic stretch CCCGGGCCCCCAGGCCACCCAAGCCTCCACGCCGGATTCGCGCTGGATCGCCCGTATGACCTGGCTCCAGGACTCGATCGGGTAGTCCTTGTTCGGCCAGGCCGTGCGTGGGTGAATGAGCAGAAACTGGTCGCCGGCCCGCGGCTCTTGCCGCCAGGGTTCGGCGTGGAGGTGCTCGCCACCGAACCGCGCCTCCGCGCTGCTCGAGGTCCTCGGCAGACCAGCATCGAGTACCGACAGCATGTGATCGACGGCGTGCTTGCCTTTCGCGGGAGCGGTCTCGGACATCCAGACCGCGCTCGAGGGTTCACGGCGATCCCGAAACGCCAGACCCAGACGGCGGTCGGCGAGAGTGCAAGCACTGATCAGACCCGCCTTGTGCGATCCCATGAGATCCAGCACCGTGTCCGCCGCGAAGTCGTCGAGCTGTTTCAAGAACGCGATGAGCTCGCGCCAGGCTTGCCTCGACAGGGCTCGCCGCCTCCAGGTGCGCAGACCAATCGGGATCACCGCATCGAGGGCCGGATGCCCTTCCAGAAGCTCCGCGAAGACTCCCTCGACCACCCATCCGATCCGAGCCTCCGGCATGATCTCTCGAACCCGGTTCAGCACCGGCAGCGC from bacterium encodes the following:
- the waaC gene encoding lipopolysaccharide heptosyltransferase I is translated as MSGSRILIVRTSAMGDIVHALPVLNRVREIMPEARIGWVVEGVFAELLEGHPALDAVIPIGLRTWRRRALSRQAWRELIAFLKQLDDFAADTVLDLMGSHKAGLISACTLADRRLGLAFRDRREPSSAVWMSETAPAKGKHAVDHMLSVLDAGLPRTSSSAEARFGGEHLHAEPWRQEPRAGDQFLLIHPRTAWPNKDYPIESWSQVIRAIQRESGVEAWVAWGPGEEATAHEVATLGGARALEKLATIPELVALSRAARIVLGGDTGPVHLAHALGTPVVCVMGPTDPERNGPYAAPESAVVHRLPCSFCHQRLGDAKACLLNISPELVAERALHALG